Proteins encoded within one genomic window of Nitrospina gracilis 3/211:
- a CDS encoding polysaccharide biosynthesis protein — MRAFKKKFRKVILLGFDLTVSLVALYLAFLLRFEGTLPKEQMEVFLDLAPIVLLCRAFSFALCRFYSRFWEYASWEDLQQILKAAAMGTALVLIFMFLYNRAHLVSRSVLFMDLILVVLMLGSSRLGWKLLTDRENQEAGIRGKGRVPILILGAGYTGAYLLKHLRRFSPHYSVRGFLDDDPKKLHHQVMGVKVLGGHKDLPELKESLGIQEVLVAVTSMDAERMEEVVKVCRDANVKYKTVSSFFDLATHQPHISKIRNIEITDLLGREPVYLDLSMIQNMVGGKKVMVTGAGGSIGSELCRQLLEYDPAMLIMIDKCENYLYDLNMELNGEKTNAERKYFFLSVTQEKKLETLFQRFRPQLVFHAAAHKHVPLMEENADEAVLNNVQGTRITADLSERYGVEKFILVSTDKVVRPTSVMGMTKKIAERYIQYKAQRSQTDFMTVRFGNVLGSNGSVVPLFQKQIERGGPVTVTHPDMERFFMLIPEAVQLILQAGTIGRGGEILMLEMGRPVKLMDLAEKMIRLLGYTPGENMEIKITGVRPGEKLSEELVDDGEEVIDTLHKKIKRLCSGTAPGEGFADKVDTLVADGARLKPALYRQRLVNFIQEECTRTVSPSPFHNKP; from the coding sequence ATGCGTGCTTTTAAGAAAAAATTCCGGAAGGTCATCCTGCTGGGTTTCGACCTGACGGTTAGCCTGGTGGCTCTGTACCTGGCGTTTCTGCTGCGGTTCGAAGGCACTCTCCCCAAGGAACAGATGGAGGTCTTTCTGGACCTCGCTCCCATTGTCCTGTTGTGCCGCGCGTTTTCTTTCGCCCTGTGCCGTTTTTATTCGCGGTTCTGGGAGTATGCGAGCTGGGAAGACCTTCAGCAGATCCTGAAGGCGGCGGCGATGGGCACGGCGCTGGTGCTGATCTTCATGTTCCTGTATAACCGCGCGCACCTCGTTTCCCGGTCGGTGTTGTTCATGGACCTCATCCTTGTGGTCCTCATGCTCGGCTCTTCGCGCCTGGGCTGGAAACTTCTCACCGACCGCGAAAACCAGGAAGCCGGCATCCGCGGCAAGGGCCGGGTGCCGATTCTCATCCTGGGTGCGGGCTACACGGGCGCCTACCTGCTCAAACACCTGCGCCGTTTCTCGCCGCACTACTCTGTGCGGGGATTCCTCGACGACGATCCCAAGAAACTCCATCACCAGGTCATGGGCGTCAAGGTGCTGGGCGGGCACAAGGACCTGCCCGAGTTGAAGGAGTCGCTGGGCATCCAGGAGGTGCTGGTGGCGGTGACCAGCATGGACGCGGAGCGCATGGAAGAGGTGGTGAAGGTGTGCCGCGACGCCAACGTGAAATACAAAACCGTCTCCTCGTTTTTCGATCTGGCCACCCATCAGCCGCACATCTCGAAAATCCGCAACATTGAAATCACCGACCTCCTCGGCCGCGAACCGGTCTATCTAGACCTGTCGATGATCCAGAACATGGTCGGAGGCAAGAAGGTTATGGTGACCGGCGCGGGCGGGTCCATCGGCTCCGAGCTGTGCCGCCAGTTGCTGGAGTACGACCCGGCGATGCTCATCATGATCGACAAGTGCGAGAACTACCTGTACGACCTGAACATGGAGTTGAACGGGGAGAAGACCAATGCCGAACGGAAGTATTTCTTTTTATCGGTCACGCAGGAGAAAAAACTGGAAACCCTGTTCCAGCGGTTCCGCCCTCAGCTGGTGTTTCACGCGGCGGCGCACAAGCATGTTCCCCTGATGGAGGAAAATGCGGACGAGGCGGTGCTCAACAACGTGCAGGGCACACGCATCACCGCGGATTTGTCCGAACGCTATGGCGTGGAAAAATTCATCCTCGTGTCCACGGACAAGGTGGTGCGGCCCACCAGCGTGATGGGGATGACCAAGAAGATCGCCGAGCGGTACATTCAATACAAGGCGCAGAGGTCGCAAACCGATTTCATGACCGTGCGATTCGGCAATGTGCTGGGGAGCAACGGCAGTGTGGTGCCGCTGTTCCAGAAGCAAATCGAGCGCGGCGGACCGGTGACGGTGACGCATCCGGACATGGAACGGTTTTTCATGCTGATTCCGGAGGCGGTGCAGTTGATCCTGCAGGCGGGGACCATCGGCCGCGGCGGCGAGATCCTGATGCTGGAGATGGGCCGTCCGGTGAAACTGATGGACCTGGCTGAAAAGATGATCCGGCTTCTGGGTTACACGCCGGGCGAGAACATGGAAATCAAAATCACCGGCGTGCGTCCTGGTGAAAAGTTGTCGGAAGAGCTGGTGGACGACGGCGAAGAGGTGATCGACACCCTGCACAAGAAAATCAAGCGGTTGTGTTCCGGCACCGCGCCCGGCGAGGGGTTCGCCGACAAGGTGGATACGCTGGTGGCGGATGGCGCGCGCTTGAAACCGGCTCTCTACCGGCAGCGGCTGGTGAACTTTATTCAGGAAGAGTGCACCCGCACGGTCTCACCGTCCCCTTTCCATAACAAACCCTGA
- a CDS encoding caspase family protein, translating to MNGRNDNSRHTGTGAFRRGFAAAALALCLVWSALPAFADNCVSGDCRNGFGTLVRDNGNKYVGEFKNGKFHGHGTYSFNEEKWKGDQYTGEFKNGQYHGLGTYSWANGDKYTGDFKNDAPNGHGTYTWGREPWLGDKYVGGFVNWKKEGFGTYYWKEGDKYVGEFSGDASNGEGTYYYANGDVYKGEFKEWKKDGQGEFTWKRKPWTGDRYVGSFQADELSGQGTKYYSSGDKYEGSWENWKRHGFGTYTWKNGNRYIGNWVHGKKDGHGTQYYASGDQYDGEFKEDQFHGQGVYIWGRDPWKGDQYNGEFSKGKLTGFGTKVYASGDKYTGEWKDWKKHGYGTYTWKKGDAYTGEWVDSKMHGQGTFTYANGSRDVGTWENDKPLKVIHYDPGEKKQDKQPPIVVQKPQTVKPMDNSPPIITVTSHEVSRGIVPVPTSPTTHVTGIAQDESGIAEVLVNGQPAQVQSSGEFAATIPINPGKSEIVILARDIHQNTTQKSFWLESRTTTEEQTVIAKKPDVKKSFMEEMGRLDSGDYHAIIIGINDYKHLPKLETAVNDAKEVERVLRQKYGFKTNLLIDVSRTEIMRAFNNARKMMGPNDNILIYYAGHGEFDKTVNKAYWLPADAERDSDANWLIVDNITTNIRRFASRHVLVVADSCYSGTLTRSAITNLSTPDQHKRFLEKMHKRSSRTLMASGGNEPVADGGGGGHSVFARAFIDALHMVEEEIFTAEQLFYKYIKEPVAGRAEQVPEYNIIKNSGHAGGDFVFVKKQ from the coding sequence CTCGGCACACCGGTACGGGTGCGTTTCGGCGAGGCTTTGCCGCGGCGGCGCTCGCTCTTTGCCTGGTGTGGTCCGCCCTCCCCGCCTTCGCAGACAACTGCGTCTCCGGCGACTGCCGGAACGGATTCGGCACCCTGGTCCGCGACAATGGCAACAAGTACGTCGGCGAATTCAAAAACGGCAAGTTCCACGGCCACGGCACCTACTCCTTCAACGAGGAAAAGTGGAAGGGCGACCAGTACACGGGAGAATTCAAGAACGGGCAGTACCACGGACTCGGCACCTACTCCTGGGCCAACGGCGACAAGTACACCGGCGACTTCAAAAACGACGCACCCAACGGACATGGCACCTACACCTGGGGAAGGGAACCGTGGCTGGGCGACAAGTACGTCGGCGGGTTCGTCAACTGGAAAAAGGAAGGCTTCGGCACCTATTACTGGAAGGAAGGCGACAAATACGTCGGCGAATTTTCAGGCGATGCCTCCAACGGGGAAGGTACCTATTATTACGCAAACGGGGATGTGTACAAGGGCGAGTTCAAGGAATGGAAAAAGGACGGCCAGGGCGAGTTCACCTGGAAACGCAAGCCCTGGACCGGCGACCGTTATGTGGGTTCGTTTCAGGCCGACGAATTGAGCGGGCAGGGCACCAAGTATTATTCCAGCGGCGACAAATATGAGGGTTCCTGGGAAAACTGGAAACGCCACGGCTTCGGCACCTACACCTGGAAGAACGGCAACCGCTACATCGGCAATTGGGTTCACGGAAAAAAAGACGGCCACGGAACGCAGTACTACGCCAGCGGCGACCAGTACGACGGCGAATTCAAGGAAGACCAGTTCCACGGCCAGGGAGTGTACATCTGGGGGCGCGACCCGTGGAAAGGCGACCAGTACAACGGCGAGTTTTCAAAAGGCAAGTTGACCGGCTTCGGCACCAAGGTGTACGCCAGCGGCGACAAGTACACCGGCGAATGGAAAGACTGGAAAAAACACGGCTACGGCACTTATACCTGGAAAAAGGGCGACGCCTACACCGGCGAATGGGTGGACAGCAAAATGCATGGCCAAGGTACCTTCACCTACGCCAACGGCAGTCGTGACGTGGGTACCTGGGAAAACGACAAGCCGTTGAAAGTCATTCACTACGATCCGGGTGAAAAGAAGCAGGACAAGCAGCCGCCGATTGTCGTGCAGAAACCGCAAACCGTGAAGCCGATGGATAATTCCCCGCCGATCATCACCGTTACGTCGCATGAGGTGTCCCGCGGCATCGTGCCCGTACCCACTTCCCCGACCACCCACGTCACGGGCATCGCGCAGGATGAGAGCGGCATCGCCGAGGTCCTGGTCAACGGCCAGCCGGCCCAGGTTCAATCGTCCGGTGAATTTGCCGCCACCATCCCGATCAACCCGGGCAAAAGCGAGATCGTCATCCTCGCCCGCGACATCCACCAGAACACCACGCAGAAATCGTTCTGGCTGGAAAGCCGCACGACCACCGAGGAACAGACCGTCATCGCCAAAAAGCCGGACGTCAAGAAAAGCTTCATGGAAGAGATGGGGAGGCTGGACTCCGGCGACTACCACGCCATCATCATCGGCATCAACGACTACAAACACCTGCCCAAGCTGGAAACCGCCGTCAACGACGCGAAAGAGGTGGAGCGGGTCCTGCGTCAGAAATACGGGTTCAAGACCAACCTGCTGATCGACGTGTCGCGCACGGAGATCATGCGCGCCTTCAACAATGCCCGTAAGATGATGGGACCGAACGACAACATTCTTATCTATTATGCCGGACACGGCGAATTCGATAAGACCGTCAACAAGGCCTACTGGCTTCCCGCCGACGCGGAACGCGACAGCGACGCCAACTGGCTGATCGTCGACAACATCACTACCAATATCCGCCGCTTCGCCTCGCGCCATGTGCTGGTGGTGGCCGACAGTTGTTATTCGGGGACGCTCACCCGCTCGGCGATCACCAACCTGTCCACTCCGGACCAGCACAAGCGTTTTCTTGAAAAAATGCACAAGCGGTCGTCTCGCACGCTGATGGCCTCCGGCGGCAACGAGCCGGTGGCGGACGGCGGCGGCGGCGGGCACTCGGTGTTCGCACGCGCCTTCATCGACGCGCTACACATGGTGGAGGAGGAAATCTTTACGGCAGAACAGCTGTTCTATAAATACATCAAGGAGCCGGTGGCGGGACGCGCCGAACAGGTGCCGGAATACAACATCATCAAAAACTCCGGCCATGCGGGCGGCGATTTCGTCTTCGTCAAAAAACAGTGA
- a CDS encoding aldolase/citrate lyase family protein gives MLTLMLITNHPDLAKNAVAAGVNRIFVDLEVMGKKERQGHLDTWISGHSMDDARRVREAIPDAELLIRLNPPHDGLGDEIEQALAIGPELLMLPMFRTADELAQFSEMVAGRAGVVPLVETPEAADALESIVRVPGLKEVYIGLNDLHLGLKQNFIFQPLADGMVDALAKTVLNAGLPFGFGGIARIGEGQLPGEMVLGEHLRLGSSSVILSRTFQRGLVEEDDRVDHTKLKYEIEKLREHEEYMQARTPEQIELDRSKVVEIVKLLSKVR, from the coding sequence ATGCTCACCCTGATGCTCATCACCAACCACCCCGATCTGGCGAAAAACGCCGTGGCCGCCGGCGTGAACCGCATTTTCGTCGATCTGGAGGTGATGGGTAAAAAGGAGAGGCAGGGGCATCTCGACACGTGGATCAGCGGCCACAGCATGGACGACGCCCGCCGCGTGCGCGAGGCCATCCCGGATGCGGAACTCCTCATCCGCCTCAACCCGCCGCACGACGGGCTGGGTGACGAAATCGAACAGGCGCTGGCCATAGGGCCCGAGTTGTTGATGCTCCCCATGTTTCGAACCGCGGACGAGCTGGCGCAGTTTTCGGAAATGGTGGCGGGACGTGCCGGGGTGGTGCCGCTGGTGGAAACGCCGGAGGCGGCGGACGCGCTGGAGTCGATCGTCCGGGTACCGGGACTCAAAGAGGTGTACATCGGCCTCAACGACCTGCACCTCGGGCTCAAGCAAAATTTCATCTTCCAGCCTCTGGCCGACGGCATGGTCGATGCGCTGGCCAAGACCGTACTCAACGCGGGCCTGCCCTTCGGCTTCGGCGGCATCGCTCGCATCGGTGAGGGGCAACTGCCAGGCGAGATGGTGCTGGGGGAACACCTTCGGCTGGGGTCATCGTCGGTTATCCTGTCGCGCACCTTCCAGCGCGGCCTGGTGGAGGAGGACGATCGCGTGGACCACACCAAATTGAAATACGAAATCGAAAAGCTGCGGGAACACGAGGAATACATGCAGGCACGCACGCCGGAACAAATTGAGCTGGACCGTTCCAAGGTCGTGGAGATCGTCAAACTGCTCAGTAAAGTGCGGTAG